The following proteins are encoded in a genomic region of Magallana gigas chromosome 1, xbMagGiga1.1, whole genome shotgun sequence:
- the LOC117688640 gene encoding uncharacterized protein: MIPNSLIRRTLYVMTLTTLPICLLSFYVTVTSASVHGERYIGPVVRVMGIIGQQQCVRECRHRPKLCRGVNYRKQELLCELVSAINETEQKPGYVRIELDQSANITQQCVSCSADEMCVTLSSKKVHCITDNDSPADCTSLHNNNCGLPSGLYRIKLSFLGHVTAFCDMDTDGGGWTVFQKRQDGSEDFYRTWMEYKNGFGNLRSEFWLGNEKLHHLLSQGTYEMRMDMEDFDNQIRFVKYTSFNVGDESSKYTVTLSGFSGNDGGTTPVTVRTLTADTWQGKAISQQEYITVHGGVGSIRLSRLA; the protein is encoded by the exons ATGATTCCTAATTCTCTGATCAGAAGAACTTTGTATGTGATGACTCTAACAACGCTGCCgatttgtttattatcattttacGTCACAGTTACATCTGCGAGTGTTCACGGTGAAAGGTATATTGGTCCCGTTGTCCGGGTGATGGGGATCATTGGTCAGCAGCAATGTGTCCGGGAATGTAGACACAGGCCCAAGCTGTGTCGTGGAGTCAACTACCGGAAACAGGAACTGCTGTGTGAACTCGTGTCGGCCATCAACGAAACGGAACAAAAACCAGGCTATGTTAGAATAGAACTGGATCAG AGTGCCAATATCACACAGCAATGTGTGTCGTGCTCCGCTGACGAAATGTGTGTTACGCTTTCCAGTAAAAAGGTCCACTGTATTACAG ATAATGACAGTCCGGCGGATTGTACATCCCTTCACAACAATAACTGTGGCCTACCTAGTGGACTATACAGAATAAAGCTATCGTTCCTAGGTCACGTGACAGCTTTCTGTGACATGGATACAGATGGCGGCGGCTGGACA GTGTTTCAGAAACGACAGGATGGTTCTGAGGATTTTTACAGAACATGGATGGAGTACAAGAACGGATTTGGAAATTTGAGATCTGAGTTTTGGCTCG GGAACGAAAAACTACACCACCTGCTGAGTCAGGGGACGTATGAGATGAGGATGGACATGGAGGACTTTGACAACCAGATACGTTTCGTCAAGTACACCAGTTTTAATGTAGGAGACGAGTCTAGCAAGTACACTGTCACGTTATCAGGGTTTTCTGGAAAC GATGGTGGCACAACTCCTGTAACTGTGCGAACCCTAACGGCCGATACCTGGCAGGGGAAAGCAATAAGTCAACAGGAGTACATTACGGTCCATGGCGGAGTAGGTTCTATTCGCTTAAGTCGACTCGCTTAA
- the LOC117688285 gene encoding ficolin-2 — protein sequence MNNMISYITPKTGKFYIIIFLVISLKLQFLYFQVFQRRQDGSENFYRTWVEYKNGFGNLRSEYWLVSISFLTAITGNEKLHHLLSQGTHEMRMDMEDFDNQTRYVKYSSFNLGDESSKYKVTLSGFSGNVGECFTTADSNTVLNNMKFSTWDQDNDNNPYRCAVGWQSGWWHNSCGCANPNGMYLAGETTVIKGVTYRPWRDKYYSLKSTRLMVRRVA from the exons ATGaataatatgatatcatatattACCCCAAAAACcggtaaattttatataatcatttttcTTGTCATAAGCTTAAAACTACAG ttTCTTTATTTCCAGGTGTTCCAGAGACGACAAGACGGTTCGGAGAATTTTTACAGAACATGGGTAGAGTACAAGAACGGATTTGGGAATTTGAGATCAGAGTATTGGCTTG TTTCAATAAGTTTTCTCACTGCTATTACAGGCAACGAAAAACTACACCACCTGCTGAGTCAGGGGACGCATGAGATGAGGATGGACATGGAGGACTTTGACAACCAGACACGTTACGTCAAATACAGCAGTTTTAACTTAGGAGACGAATCTAGCAAGTACAAGGTCACGTTGTCAGGGTTTTCTGGAAACGTTG ggGAATGTTTCACAACTGCAGACAGTAATACTGTTCTGAACAACATGAAGTTTTCCACATGGGATCAAGATAATGATAACAATCCATATAGATGTGCCGTTGGGTGGCAATCAGGATGGTGGCACAACTCTTGTGGCTGTGCGAACCCTAACGGCATGTACCTGGCAGGGGAAACAACTGTCATTAAAGGAGTAACTTATCGTCCATGGCGGGATAAGTACTATTCGCTTAAGTCAACTCGCTTAATGGTAAGACGAGTTGCCTAG
- the LOC117686945 gene encoding fibrinogen-like protein A translates to MTPHSLIRRTLYGMTLTTLPICLLSFYVTVTSASVHGERYIGPVVRVMGIIGQQQCVRECRHRPKLCRGVNYRKQELLCELVSAINETEPKPGYVRIEIDQSANITQECVSCSADEMCVTLSSKKNHCIKDNDSPADCTSLHNNNCGLPSGLYRIKLSFLGHVTAFCDMDTDGGGWTMFQKRQDGSEDFYRTWTEYKNGFGKLRSEFWLGNEKLHHLLSQGTYEMRMDMEDFDNQTRYVKYTSFNVGDESSKYTVTLTGFSGNVGEIYVFHASNFVRFKLLCSLFTLSVGDCFINATIAKVINNMNFSTWDQDNDLLTRNCAAKSTSGWWHSSCNCANPNGLYLTWQPTMSSFMFFDIICKPV, encoded by the exons ATGACTCCTCATTCTCTGATCAGAAGAACTTTGTATGGAATGACTCTAACAACGCTGCCgatttgtttattatcattttacGTCACAGTTACATCTGCGAGTGTTCACGGTGAGAGGTATATTGGTCCCGTTGTCCGGGTGATGGGGATCATTGGTCAGCAGCAATGTGTCCGGGAATGTAGACACAGGCCCAAGCTGTGTCGTGGAGTCAACTACCGGAAACAGGAACTGCTGTGTGAACTTGTGTCGGCCATCAACGAAACGGAACCAAAACCCGGCTATGTTAGAATTGAAATAGATCAG AGTGCCAATATCACACAGGAATGTGTGTCGTGCTCCGCTGACGAAATGTGTGTTACGCTTTCCAGTAAGAAGAACCATTGTATTAAAG ATAATGACAGTCCGGCGGATTGTACATCCCTTCACAACAATAACTGTGGCCTACCAAGTGGACTATACAGAATAAAGCTATCGTTCCTAGGTCACGTGACAGCTTTCTGTGACATGGATACAGATGGCGGCGGCTGGACA ATGTTTCAGAAACGACAGGATGGTTCTGAGGATTTTTATAGAACATGGACGGAGTACAAGAACGGATTTGGAAAATTGAGATCTGAGTTTTGGCTCG GTAACGAAAAACTACACCACCTGCTGAGTCAGGGGACGTATGAGATGAGGATGGACATGGAGGACTTTGACAACCAGACGCGTTACGTCAAGTACACCAGTTTTAACGTAGGAGACGAGTCTAGCAAGTACACAGTCACGTTGACAGGGTTTTCTGGGAACGTTGGTGAGATTTATGTCTTTCATGCGTCAAACTTTGTTCGATTCAAGTTGTTATGCTCCTTGTTTACATTAAGTGTCG GGGACTGTTTCATAAATGCAACCATTGCTAAGGTTATTAATAACATGAATTTTTCCACATGGGATCAAGACAATGATCTTCTTACACGTAACTGTGCCGCCAAATCGACATCTGGATGGTGGCACAGCTCCTGTAACTGTGCGAACCCTAACGGCCTGTATCTG ACATGGCAACCAACAATGTCCTCTTTTATGTTCTTTGACATCATCTGTAAGCCAGTGTGA
- the LOC136269640 gene encoding ficolin-2-like isoform X2 translates to MNPFTLVGRTWHEMTLTTLLFCLSSLYVGGTSAVVHGEKYTGPVVGVMGIIGQQQCVRECRHRPKLCRGVNYRKQELMCELMSAINETEPNPDYTANINDGCLACSIDDVCVTLSSTKVHCIRDNGIPNDCTSLHKINRGIPSGLYTIKLSFINLVTVFCDMEKDGGGWTVFQRRQDGSENFYRTWIEYNNGFGNMRSEFWLGNEILHHLLNQGTYEMRMDMEDFDNQTRYVKYSSFNVGDESRKYKVTLSGFSGNVGDCFTNSTIGRVINSMMFSTWDQDNDKINSNCAVNQKSGWWHRSCSCANPNGLYLAGETTGNVSGITYHPWRDMYYSLKSTRLMVRRVA, encoded by the exons ATGAATCCTTTTACTTTGGTCGGTAGAACTTGGCATGAAATGACTTTAACAACTCTGttgttttgtttatcatcatTATACGTTGGGGGGACATCGGCGGTTGTTCACGGTGAGAAGTATACTGGTCCCGTTGTTGGGGTGATGGGGATCATTGGTCAACAGCAGTGTGTCCGGGAATGTAGACACAGGCCCAAGCTGTGTCGAGGAGTCAACTACCGGAAACAGGAACTGATGTGTGAACTTATGTCGGCCATCAACGAAACGGAACCAAATCCTGACTAC ACTGCGAATATCAATGATGGATGTCTGGCTTGCTCAATCGATGATGTGTGTGTGACGCTCTCCAGTACAAAAGTCCACTGTATTCGAG ACAATGGCATTCCAAATGACTGTACTTCTCTGCACAAAATTAACCGTGGCATACCCAGTGGACTGTACACAATAAAGCTATCATTCATTAATCTCGTTACAGTCTTCTGTGATATGGAGAAAGATGGCGGTGGCTGGACA GTGTTCCAGAGACGACAAGACGGTTCTGAGAATTTTTACAGAACATGGATAGAGTACAATAACGGATTCGGGAATATGAGATCTGAGTTCTGGCTCG GTAACGAAATATTACACCATCTACTGAACCAGGGAACGTATGAGATGAGGATGGACATGGAGGACTTTGACAACCAGACACGTTACGTCAAGTACAGCAGTTTTAATGTAGGAGACGAATCAAGAAAGTACAAAGTCACGTTGTCAGGGTTTTCTGGAAACGTTG ggGACTGTTTCACAAATTCAACCATTGGCAGGGTTATAAACAGCATGATGTTTTCCACATGGGATCAAGacaatgataaaattaatagtAACTGTGCCGTCAATCAGAAATCTGGGTGGTGGCACCGGTCCTGTAGCTGTGCGAACCCTAACGGCCTGTATCTGGCAGGGGAAACCACTGGGAACGTTAGCGGGATAACTTATCATCCATGGCGGGATATGTACTATTCGCTCAAGTCAACTCGCTTAATGGTAAGACGAGTTGCCTAG
- the LOC136269640 gene encoding ficolin-2-like isoform X1 translates to MNPFTLVGRTWHEMTLTTLLFCLSSLYVGGTSAVVHGEKYTGPVVGVMGIIGQQQCVRECRHRPKLCRGVNYRKQELMCELMSAINETEPNPDYVRIEIDQTANINDGCLACSIDDVCVTLSSTKVHCIRDNGIPNDCTSLHKINRGIPSGLYTIKLSFINLVTVFCDMEKDGGGWTVFQRRQDGSENFYRTWIEYNNGFGNMRSEFWLGNEILHHLLNQGTYEMRMDMEDFDNQTRYVKYSSFNVGDESRKYKVTLSGFSGNVGDCFTNSTIGRVINSMMFSTWDQDNDKINSNCAVNQKSGWWHRSCSCANPNGLYLAGETTGNVSGITYHPWRDMYYSLKSTRLMVRRVA, encoded by the exons ATGAATCCTTTTACTTTGGTCGGTAGAACTTGGCATGAAATGACTTTAACAACTCTGttgttttgtttatcatcatTATACGTTGGGGGGACATCGGCGGTTGTTCACGGTGAGAAGTATACTGGTCCCGTTGTTGGGGTGATGGGGATCATTGGTCAACAGCAGTGTGTCCGGGAATGTAGACACAGGCCCAAGCTGTGTCGAGGAGTCAACTACCGGAAACAGGAACTGATGTGTGAACTTATGTCGGCCATCAACGAAACGGAACCAAATCCTGACTACGTTAGAATTGAAATTGATCAG ACTGCGAATATCAATGATGGATGTCTGGCTTGCTCAATCGATGATGTGTGTGTGACGCTCTCCAGTACAAAAGTCCACTGTATTCGAG ACAATGGCATTCCAAATGACTGTACTTCTCTGCACAAAATTAACCGTGGCATACCCAGTGGACTGTACACAATAAAGCTATCATTCATTAATCTCGTTACAGTCTTCTGTGATATGGAGAAAGATGGCGGTGGCTGGACA GTGTTCCAGAGACGACAAGACGGTTCTGAGAATTTTTACAGAACATGGATAGAGTACAATAACGGATTCGGGAATATGAGATCTGAGTTCTGGCTCG GTAACGAAATATTACACCATCTACTGAACCAGGGAACGTATGAGATGAGGATGGACATGGAGGACTTTGACAACCAGACACGTTACGTCAAGTACAGCAGTTTTAATGTAGGAGACGAATCAAGAAAGTACAAAGTCACGTTGTCAGGGTTTTCTGGAAACGTTG ggGACTGTTTCACAAATTCAACCATTGGCAGGGTTATAAACAGCATGATGTTTTCCACATGGGATCAAGacaatgataaaattaatagtAACTGTGCCGTCAATCAGAAATCTGGGTGGTGGCACCGGTCCTGTAGCTGTGCGAACCCTAACGGCCTGTATCTGGCAGGGGAAACCACTGGGAACGTTAGCGGGATAACTTATCATCCATGGCGGGATATGTACTATTCGCTCAAGTCAACTCGCTTAATGGTAAGACGAGTTGCCTAG